Proteins found in one Deltaproteobacteria bacterium GWA2_45_12 genomic segment:
- a CDS encoding histidinol dehydrogenase, whose product MKILRTTDRNFRYDFGKVYKNRLEISESIQKDVMAILDDIKRMGDQALFKYTEKFDAFAVNTKNVEVTSKEISVASKKIPARDLQILKSVAKRIEDFAKQHLNQSWQTSKDGATLGVRYTPLERVGIYVPGGKAAYPSSVLMTAILARVAGVSEIIMCNPWPRGESNFAVLAAAKIAGVSKIFKVGGAQAIAAMAYGTKSIPKVDKIVGPGNVYVTCAKKFVYGDVDIDMLAGPSEVCVLADGSVSAAYIAADLLAQAEHDQMACPLLVTTDSNYASRVDGEVRMQLARLSRKDIAGVSIQKRALIVLVRNMDEAIDLVNEIAPEHLELVVKNPESFVDRIKHAGAIFLGEHTPETMGDYIAGPSHVLPTSGSARYFSVLQANAFLKATSIVSLTKQAFQKLGPDASRFAEMESLTAHAAAINVRLG is encoded by the coding sequence ATGAAAATTCTTCGCACGACGGACCGTAACTTTCGTTACGATTTTGGAAAAGTTTATAAAAATCGTTTAGAAATTTCTGAATCCATTCAAAAAGATGTGATGGCAATTTTGGATGATATCAAGCGCATGGGAGATCAGGCGCTTTTTAAATACACCGAAAAATTCGATGCCTTTGCCGTCAATACAAAAAATGTTGAAGTAACTTCCAAAGAAATAAGTGTGGCTTCCAAAAAAATACCTGCCCGTGATCTTCAGATTTTAAAAAGCGTTGCCAAACGCATTGAAGATTTTGCCAAACAACATTTAAATCAATCATGGCAGACGAGCAAAGACGGTGCCACTTTGGGTGTTCGTTATACCCCCTTGGAGCGCGTGGGAATTTATGTCCCAGGCGGAAAAGCGGCCTATCCATCCAGTGTTTTAATGACAGCTATTTTGGCCCGTGTTGCGGGAGTTTCTGAAATTATCATGTGCAATCCATGGCCCCGTGGCGAATCAAACTTTGCTGTGTTGGCGGCGGCAAAAATTGCCGGCGTTTCCAAAATTTTCAAGGTGGGCGGGGCCCAAGCCATTGCGGCCATGGCCTATGGGACAAAAAGCATTCCCAAAGTCGACAAAATCGTGGGGCCGGGGAATGTTTATGTCACCTGTGCCAAAAAATTTGTGTATGGAGATGTTGATATCGACATGCTTGCAGGTCCTTCAGAGGTGTGTGTGTTAGCCGATGGGAGTGTTTCTGCCGCCTACATTGCGGCTGACTTATTGGCCCAGGCAGAACACGACCAGATGGCCTGCCCTCTTTTGGTCACAACCGATTCCAACTATGCCAGCCGTGTGGATGGGGAAGTGCGCATGCAACTGGCCCGTCTTTCACGAAAAGATATTGCCGGTGTTTCCATTCAAAAACGGGCCCTGATTGTTTTGGTGCGCAATATGGATGAGGCTATTGACCTGGTCAATGAAATTGCCCCTGAACATCTGGAACTGGTGGTTAAAAATCCTGAGTCTTTTGTTGATCGTATTAAACATGCCGGGGCCATCTTTTTGGGGGAACATACTCCTGAAACCATGGGGGATTATATTGCCGGCCCAAGCCATGTTTTGCCTACCAGTGGTTCGGCTCGTTATTTTTCGGTGTTGCAGGCCAATGCCTTTCTTAAGGCCACCAGCATTGTTTCATTAACCAAACAGGCCTTTCAAAAATTAGGGCCCGATGCCAGCCGTTTTGCCGAAATGGAAAGTTTGACAGCTCATGCTGCCGCAATAAATGTGCGCCTTGGCTAG
- a CDS encoding UDP-N-acetylglucosamine 1-carboxyvinyltransferase yields the protein MDKIVIEGGRKLKGRVPVSGSKNAALPIIAASILTSGWNDFSNIPDLADICTMLKLLEGMGVEVEASKHRVKLKADKVRHAEAPYDLVRTMRASVVVLGPLVARLGYARVSLPGGCAIGARPIDRHLKGLEAMGATITLEGGYVEARAKKLKGAHFRFSDVTVTGTENLMMAACLAEGQTVLENCAREPEVVDLAHALNQMGAFIEGAGTETITIEGVNELSGTEYSIMPDRIEAGTFLIGAAMTEGDVTVEGISEEYVHALVEKLREAGALVDVGEDSIHIKGSSKIHSVDISTQPYPGFATDFQAQFMALMALADGTSVISENIFENRFMHVAELNRMGADIKLEGHTAVVRGVPKLLGAPVMATDLRASASLVLAGLAAEGITEIHRVYHIDRGYEHIERKFRKLGVRVKRAKVKY from the coding sequence ATGGACAAAATCGTCATCGAAGGTGGAAGAAAATTAAAGGGAAGGGTTCCCGTTTCAGGTTCCAAAAATGCGGCTTTGCCCATTATTGCGGCTTCTATTTTGACCTCTGGATGGAATGATTTTTCAAACATCCCCGATCTGGCTGATATTTGCACCATGCTCAAACTTCTGGAAGGGATGGGGGTTGAAGTGGAAGCCTCCAAACATCGTGTCAAGCTCAAGGCTGACAAAGTCAGACACGCCGAAGCTCCCTATGACTTGGTCCGCACCATGCGAGCCTCGGTGGTTGTGCTTGGGCCGCTTGTGGCACGCCTTGGTTATGCGCGGGTTTCTCTTCCGGGCGGATGCGCCATTGGAGCCAGACCCATTGATCGCCATTTAAAAGGTTTGGAAGCCATGGGAGCCACCATCACCCTTGAAGGGGGTTATGTTGAGGCCCGGGCCAAAAAATTGAAGGGAGCCCATTTTCGTTTTAGTGATGTCACGGTTACAGGAACAGAAAATTTGATGATGGCGGCCTGTTTGGCCGAAGGGCAAACCGTTTTGGAAAACTGTGCCCGTGAACCGGAAGTGGTTGATTTGGCCCATGCGCTTAATCAAATGGGGGCTTTTATTGAAGGGGCGGGGACAGAAACGATCACCATCGAAGGGGTGAATGAACTTTCAGGTACGGAGTACTCCATTATGCCCGACCGTATTGAAGCGGGAACTTTTTTGATCGGGGCGGCCATGACGGAAGGGGATGTGACGGTGGAGGGGATTTCCGAAGAATATGTGCATGCCCTTGTTGAAAAATTGCGGGAAGCCGGAGCCCTTGTTGATGTCGGTGAGGATTCCATTCATATAAAAGGTTCATCAAAAATTCACAGTGTGGATATTTCCACACAACCCTATCCCGGTTTTGCCACCGATTTTCAGGCGCAGTTCATGGCATTAATGGCACTTGCTGATGGCACCAGTGTTATTTCGGAAAATATTTTTGAGAATCGTTTTATGCATGTGGCTGAACTCAATCGCATGGGGGCTGATATAAAACTGGAAGGGCATACAGCCGTTGTGCGTGGTGTTCCCAAATTATTGGGCGCGCCGGTGATGGCGACTGATCTTCGTGCCTCGGCCTCCCTTGTTTTGGCAGGGCTTGCTGCTGAAGGAATCACAGAAATCCACCGTGTCTATCACATCGACCGCGGTTACGAACACATTGAACGCAAATTCCGAAAACTGGGGGTACGCGTTAAAAGAGCGAAGGTGAAATATTAA
- a CDS encoding protein-(glutamine-N5) methyltransferase, release factor-specific, with protein MPPWTILSLLDWTTNHFKKNGIESARLDAELLLAHVLECDRMKLYLQFERVLTEDELAVFKKLIQRRLQGEPIAYLTGEKEFWSMLFQVGPGVLIPRPETEVLVEKVIGAIHESPLRNVGTGRDLSLRVLDIGTGSGILAITLAKEFPQAQIEAWDISEEALIYARKNAERHGVGERIKFLKKDIRGLGNAPQPPLKLRGGEGELFPGSFDLIISNPPYIASSKINSLPKEISVFEPKQALDGGEDGLDFYRLLSQCAGNFLNSGGILAVEIGEDQGETVPKIFSDAGLAEIQVTKDYAGLPRVVITKKT; from the coding sequence ATGCCCCCCTGGACCATCCTCTCCCTTCTTGATTGGACGACCAACCACTTTAAAAAAAATGGGATTGAATCGGCGCGCTTGGATGCTGAACTTTTGTTGGCGCATGTGCTGGAATGCGACCGGATGAAGCTCTATCTTCAGTTTGAACGTGTCCTTACCGAAGATGAGTTGGCGGTTTTTAAAAAACTCATCCAACGTCGCCTTCAAGGGGAACCCATTGCTTATTTGACTGGGGAAAAAGAATTTTGGTCCATGTTGTTTCAGGTGGGTCCGGGTGTTTTGATTCCAAGGCCGGAAACGGAAGTGTTGGTGGAGAAAGTTATAGGGGCGATTCATGAATCGCCCTTACGAAATGTAGGGACAGGTCGCGACCTGTCCCTACGGGTTCTCGACATCGGTACCGGATCCGGCATTTTGGCCATCACTTTGGCCAAAGAATTTCCCCAGGCGCAGATTGAAGCATGGGATATTTCAGAAGAGGCGCTTATCTATGCGCGAAAGAATGCCGAAAGGCATGGGGTGGGGGAGAGGATTAAATTTTTGAAAAAAGACATTCGGGGATTGGGTAACGCCCCCCAACCCCCTCTTAAATTAAGAGGGGGCGAGGGGGAGTTATTCCCCGGATCCTTCGACCTCATCATCTCCAACCCCCCTTACATTGCCTCATCAAAAATAAATTCGTTACCCAAGGAAATTTCTGTTTTTGAACCCAAACAGGCTTTGGATGGCGGTGAAGATGGCCTTGATTTTTACCGGCTCTTAAGCCAGTGTGCTGGAAATTTTTTAAATTCTGGCGGAATCCTGGCCGTAGAAATTGGGGAAGATCAGGGAGAAACGGTCCCAAAGATTTTTAGCGATGCGGGGTTGGCGGAAATTCAGGTGACCAAGGATTATGCGGGATTGCCAAGAGTGGTGATTACAAAAAAAACGTAG